Genomic window (Streptomyces liliiviolaceus):
GGTGGTCCCGTTGCGCGGCGAGAGCCCGGTGGCGGTCCAGCCGCTCTACCTCCACGGTGCGGTCGGTGAGGCGGACGGCCGGTGGAAGTTGCCACGGCGGCTGTGGTTCTGCCGTCCCACCGGTGCGGATGTGCAGCCCACCGTGCACGACGGCTGCCTGCACGCTGGCGCCCTGGACGACACCGCTCAGTTCGTTGTGGACACTCCGCTCCTGCCCCCGCACGCGTCCCCCCACGACCGACCGGTAAGTACCGTCCTATCGGCAGGAGCCTTTCCGCGCACGCGTGCCCGCACACACGCCCGAGGTCCGGCGGCCCGAGGACTACTCGTACGCGACGGTCACCGGCGCGTGGTCCGACCAGCGCTCGCCGTGGGTGGCCGCCCGCTCCACGAAGGCCTTGACGGCCCGGGCCGCGAGTCCGGGCGTGGCGACCTGGTAGTCGATCCGCCATCCCGAGTCGTTGTCGAAGGCCCGCCCGCGGTAGGACCACCACGAGTACGGCCCGTCCACGTCGGGGTGCAGCGCGCGTACGACATCCACGTACCCGAGCCCGTCGGCGCTGCCGTCCCCGCCCTCCGCCTCGGCGAAGACCTTCCCCAGCCACTCCCGCTCCTCGGGCAGGAAGCCGGAGTTCTTCTGGTTGGCCCGCCAGTTCTTGAGGTCGGCCGGCTGGTGGGCGATGTTCCAGTCGCCGCACACGACGACCTCGCGCCCGTCGGCGGCGGCCCGCACGCGCAGCGCCTTCAGATAGGTGCGGAACTCGTCCATGAAACGGATCTTCTCGTCCTGCCGCTCGGTCCCGACCTCGCCGGAGGGCAGGTACAGGCTCGCGACGGTGACGCCGGGCAGGTCGGCCTCGACGTAGCGCCCGCTGCCGTCGAACTCGGCCGATCCGAAGCCGACCTGGACGCGGTCGGGCTCGCGGCGCGTGTAGAGGGAGACACCGGCCCGGCCCTTGGCGGCGGCGGGCGCGTGCACGACATGCCATCCGTCGGGCTGCCGTACGCCCTCCGGGAGCTGCTCGGGCTCGGCCCGTACCTCCTGGAGGCACAGGACATCGGCTGACGTCTCCGCCAGCCACTCCACGAAGCCCTTCTTGGCGGCGGCCCGGAGCCCGTTTACATTCACAGAGGTCACAGTGAGCACCCGGGCACGATACCGGCACACTGGACGAGCACAGCGCACCGCTCCGCCCTCACCTACTGCATAGAAGTACGATACTCGGCATGGATATACGCCCGGTCGCCTTCGACCACCCCGACGCCGTCAAGCTCAACGACGAGGTGCAGGCCGAGTACGCCGTGCGCTACGGCGACGAGGGCGATGTCACCCCGCTCGACCCGACGATGTTCGAGCCGCCGCTCGGCCTCTACCTGATCGCGTACGACACCGGGGACCGGCCCGTGGCCACCGGCGGCTGGCGCACCCAGGACGAGAACGACGAGGGCTACTCGGACGGCGACGCCGAGCTGAAGCGCATGTTCGTGATTGGGGAGGCCCGCGGCAACGGCCTCGCCCGCCGCATCCTCGGCGCCCTGGAGGCCGACGCACGGGCCGCGGGCCGCACCCGCATGGTCCTGGAGACCGGCAACAAGCAGCCCGAGGCCATCGCCCTGTACGCGTCCAGCGGCTACGAGCCCTGCGTCAAGTTCGGCCACTACCGCTTCCACGAGGACAGCCGCTGCTTCGCGAAGCGCCTGTGAGGAACCGCACGTCACGGGCCGCGTCCAGGCACGCGGCCCGGGCGGCGCGGGCCTGCGCCGGGTGGAACGCTGGATTGTCGTCAACCTTCGACCCCGACCGAATCTGCTGACCCCGACGGACGCAAGTCCCCCGCCCTGGCCACCGCGCAACCCTGGGGCCGCACGCAACACCAAAGAACCCCCGCCGGATCTCCCCGGCGGGGGTTCTGAGCTGCGGTGGACCTGTGGGGATTTGAACCCCAGACCCCCTCGATGCGAACGAGGTGCGCTACCAGACTGCGCCACAGGCCCTTGCAACGAGTGAAACTCTAGCATCCCGATCCGGGTGCTTGGAAATCCGTTCCCGGTGGCTCTCCCGCTGGTCAGGGGCAGGGCCTCCGGTGGGGTTCTGAGGTGCCGTCACTCGTTGGCGGCGCGCGGCCGGTCGCCGTCCTCG
Coding sequences:
- a CDS encoding exodeoxyribonuclease III, with protein sequence MCRYRARVLTVTSVNVNGLRAAAKKGFVEWLAETSADVLCLQEVRAEPEQLPEGVRQPDGWHVVHAPAAAKGRAGVSLYTRREPDRVQVGFGSAEFDGSGRYVEADLPGVTVASLYLPSGEVGTERQDEKIRFMDEFRTYLKALRVRAAADGREVVVCGDWNIAHQPADLKNWRANQKNSGFLPEEREWLGKVFAEAEGGDGSADGLGYVDVVRALHPDVDGPYSWWSYRGRAFDNDSGWRIDYQVATPGLAARAVKAFVERAATHGERWSDHAPVTVAYE
- a CDS encoding GNAT family N-acetyltransferase: MDIRPVAFDHPDAVKLNDEVQAEYAVRYGDEGDVTPLDPTMFEPPLGLYLIAYDTGDRPVATGGWRTQDENDEGYSDGDAELKRMFVIGEARGNGLARRILGALEADARAAGRTRMVLETGNKQPEAIALYASSGYEPCVKFGHYRFHEDSRCFAKRL